Genomic DNA from Trichoderma asperellum chromosome 5, complete sequence:
GGGTGAGTTCATTAGATCCTAACTCAGTATTTTACGAGTTACTAATATTTCCAGCTACGAACCCATAGGCACCGAAGAGGGCCCTAAACCAAAAACTAGAGACGGCTATGAATCTCTAAAGGGACGTACATGCTATTCCATAGTGTCCTCAGCCGTATCCGAAACCAACTAACCTCTCCCTTTCAGATTTCCCGCCGAGAATTTCTGAAAGGCTCAACCGATCTCACCACCTCTGTCCGCTCTGAATCAGACTTGttcttcgccttcatcaAGAACGCCCACACCATCACGCTTATGATCCTCTCACGATTGTCTTCTCAGCTAGGCCTCACCGGTTCTTCACGCTTCGAGTCCTACCACACCGACCCAGGACCATCGTTCTCAACTCTCGGCCTCTTGCGTTATCCAAAACACGATGAAGCCGCCTCGCCCACCAACGTAGGCCACAATAAGCACACGGATGTCGGTTCTCTCACATTTCTGCTTGCCCGACAATGGGGTTTACAATTCCTCTCTCCGGAGACACAACGTTGGGAGCTTGTCGAACCTCGACCTGGCCATGCTATTATCAATGTCGGCGACAGTCTACGTTTTCCATCTGGGGGAAAGCTAGCAAGCGTTGTGCATCGCGTAGTTCCACTTACAGAGAGACAGGAAGAG
This window encodes:
- a CDS encoding uncharacterized protein (EggNog:ENOG41~antiSMASH:Cluster_5.1) — its product is MLFHSVLSRIRNQLTSPFQISRREFLKGSTDLTTSVRSESDLFFAFIKNAHTITLMILSRLSSQLGLTGSSRFESYHTDPGPSFSTLGLLRYPKHDEAASPTNVGHNKHTDVGSLTFLLARQWGLQFLSPETQRWELVEPRPGHAIINVGDSLRFPSGGKLASVVHRVVPLTERQEEDRYSIAYFLRLNDDAMFCDSTGKTWTAKGWHDFKFDVFKNPSTLDANGQFLTGMMEENDRLVESGHKILVAQ